From the genome of Tachysurus fulvidraco isolate hzauxx_2018 chromosome 14, HZAU_PFXX_2.0, whole genome shotgun sequence:
GCAAGAAGACTCAGTGCTGGGCCCACTGGTTGTAAGCTCACTGATGTTCGTGTTGAACCACTCCCAGACAATTGGGGTTACTTTTTCCAGTGCACCCTTGCATCTGTTGTACATataagatgaatgagtgagcaAAGGtttttgtgtcagtcagctgtatggtctggtctttaatagcaatcaggtctgcgctgaactcagagtttataatgacccattagttcctcaggagctctcagttgcactattataaactattgtagaaaggacattatttacatttacattatttactgtagagtatcacccaaatgaggatgggttcccttctgagcctggttcctctcaaggattcttcctcagggagttttttcttgacGCTGTCACCTTCGGATTTTGAAATGGTACACAAAAGGACAGAAATGGATACACTGGGAATACATGGAGAACCATGAACAAACACTTCTTATGTGAAGTGCAAAGGGATAAGAATATTACAGAACACGAGCAGAAACGTTTaagaacagagaaagagatctCTTCCGAATTAGTTATTTGTCAcaagtaatgtacagtaatatctTTAGGTAAGATCAATAAAACAAGACTACTACAATTTTACAACCAGGAAAACATGAGTCTTTGCGATCTTAATTTCACTTTTTAATGTCATAGATGactaaaagcaataaaaatcaCAGGTTCAGCAATAACCTGAAGAACCCCCTAGCAGACTGTTATTAAACAATTGCACAGCCAAAACTAATACCAAATCAATGTCATTGTATGtaaacacattcaaaacaaacTAGAGGTAAAATATACATTGAacttaaaaaattaataaataaaaaccatagCCAGATTAACAATGTTACTTATTTTGGCCAAAAGgcaatctgattttttttcaaagtgATTCTTATTTTCATGACGTATTTTGGGATCCATTACGAAATGACAACAGCTGACAGGAACTCAAGGGTACATTAGCTGATTGTAATagttttttagtatttaatgtGAAGTTCAATTAGTAGTAGTTGATACTGTAAACATACAGCAGTATTATGACAATCGCCCAAATAAGAGAAACGCTATATGAAATTCATATTACAGTTTACTCAGTGGATAAGGATAAGTGGATAAGTTCAGTGGATAAGGAAAGTCTAGAAAGACTGGAAAGTCAGCAGATCGAAACTCTATGCTTTTTATGCATATCACATGATCTCTGAAACTATAgctctttttctttacaaaaaacCCCAAAGTGTGCacgtgcacactcacacacactcccagttTTGTACTATGAGCTTCAATCCAATAAGCCAAAGGATGCACATCAAAAAACCATAAATGCATACTGATATAGTGAAACCAAATGGTTTCTCATAACCATCCACATGCCACAGATAGTTTGGTCCCCTTGAGTGATAACAAAGTCAAACAAATCTACGATGTGTCCTCTGTGCTGTCCCTTGTGGGATAAGTTCTCACGGCAACCACATAATGTTATCAGGTTTAACACGaaacttgtgttgtgttgagcaAATTATGTTGATGTGCTTGCTAACCACATTCTTCGTTAACTGAACAACTGTCCTGGTCCACGCAGCTCTGTTCTTATAACATTGCTTATGTAGCAGCATTGTCCCTCTAGAGAACTGAAGGGGTGGGGTTTTAAATTGGGCTTTTGTTTTGAGGCTTTAAAAATGGTGTCCGTGACATCTTAGGGGAGCGCCCTATTTAGCAGTGCCTCATTTCCGGTGCAACATGTGAATGCTCATCAGTGTGGACTGAGGATCCCAGTGGGATACATTTTAGCAACAGCCATTTCCTTATGTTGCATGCCATCAAGCTCTTTGACTAGCATAAATCACTAGCCGACAGATAATGTGTGGCCAAGCGATGTTGCAGCAGGCtttctggttttgtgttttgtaagaCCATCTCAGACGTTTACAACTTACGTCCTCATGGGATAAAGAATTTATAGGACATCAGACTGTGTCAAAGCGACGGTGATCggtcaaaataaataatctgtgcACAATCCATGTTTTTATTGATAAgttgtttaattgtttacacAAAATATCACAAGACAAGAATATCAGACATTCAAAagagtataatgtaatacataaaaaaataatgtatacaattacaataacaatttctaataaaaaaatgtgtaactATAAAATCAGGTTAACGTCTTCCAGCAACGTCATCTGCAAATGTATATTAGATCAGatgaacaattaaataaataaacttctactatatactgtatgtaacggGAGTTATTTAGCCTGTTGTGTGGGGAAAATCGATTGAAGTTGCTCTGGTAGCTTAGACAATGAAACGATCCAGGTCCCAGGTTCCCAAGCTTTTTAGTTCCTTTACAcgctaatgtgtgtatttgtttttttaacttattgtgTTTGGACACTACCGATCAACACGGGTAGGCTTCAGGTACGGTAATATTACATGGGGACCCCCTAAAGAAATATTGCATGTAATGCTCCTCCCATTCCCATACAGTATCTAATAAGCTCTCAACAAAAAGGTACACTTCAAGTAAATgcaaaagtaattaaataatatttatttttatatgattaaTTGTTACCTGTAAACTATTACTTGTTTTAGCAATCAATCAAATGAAAAtagaataaacacaaacaaaaaatgatttACATTCTTTGTGTTGTCATTGGAATCCACACAATTAGACTCAATCCTATGGCAAAAATAACCATTCCTTCACTTACAGTGTAACAAATGACATGAatcttcaaaataaaacatttgtaaatatgtaaacCCACTTGTCACAGATTTTCAATGAACATTCATATTTGAaacaaacactcagaacaaaACCGGCATACACAATGAAATAATCACCTCAGTAAAACAATTACTCAGTCCTCAACAGGTCTTGTAGTACCTATTATTTGTCACAGGTCAGTGATTATCAGTTCAGTCATGTAAtagaaaaatgggaaaaaagtgagaaaaataCTAGTCTTTACTGGTCTTTACCCTGACATAGGGTGcgctgaaacaactgaaaaccATGTAGCTGAAGAAGCTAAGTTAAACTATCCACACGATGTAATATAACAACAAGGATTAAACTGAAATGGACAAATGGAGATGTCACCTCGCAACTCGAACCACCTAAAAGCTACATCTCTGCATCTACTCCATCGTGCAGCAGCCTCGGCCTCACGCTCTCCGACATGTGCAGGCAACATAAGCACAGGAGAACGGTCCTGTTAAAGAATTAGTCTGGCGCTACTTCTCAATGAAACCATGGAAATTATAAAGTGGAGCAAAGACAGGGTGTACCTGTCTATTTGGACTACCaagtggaaggttgtgagttccatTCCCAGTTCCACCAGGCTGCTACTGCTGTGCCCCAGaagaaggcccttaaccctcaatgagaaataaaataagataaaaatgtaagttgctctggataagggcatctgctaaatgatgtaaatgtaaatctcactGCATACCATGTCATTGCCAGttccatgttttatttaataaaaggtGTTCGCACTGGAATCCCTGCACTTTGGTCTAATTTATTAAagctatttttaatatttttatttttactgtctgtttgcatttatttaccCCTAGATGTCGCTGTGGAAAAGGGTGTGTAAGCAGGGGTGCATTAAGGGTGCACACACTTGATTTCATTGTAGGACTGAGTTCCTTTATGAAAAACTAAGCAAAATTTAAAAtggtcattaaaataaaaactaaaaatagcaATTAGAGAACGTCCTGTTTAAGTTCTTTACGTTGTTGCAAACAAAAACCTCTCTGCAAATTTCTGAaaagttatttttgtttataaaaataaaatctaaaaataaccATTAGAGAACGTTCTCTATAGTTTCTATTTTATGAAAAACTAAGCAAAATTTAAAAtggtcattaaaataaaaactaaaaatagcaATTAGAGAATGTTCTGTTTAAGTTCTTTATGTTGTTGCAAACAAAAACCTCTCTGCAAAGTTCTGGAaaagttatttttgtttataaaaataaaatctaaaaataaccATTAGAGAATGTTCTCTATAGGTTCTATTTAGGTTGGTACAGAAAACCTCCATGTATAGTTATGTGAAAGtaatttttttggttaaaaaaaaggtaaagaaCGTTCTGTGTTTGCTGTGGGGATGGGGGTTAAGGTGTGTCTTAATATCAGGATTTTACTTGCTACGTGTCAGATTGTTCGtatgaaaaaaaacatcatcaggAAGTGTTACCATAGAGCAGGTATTCATTGACACAAAAGGGGGACTTTGAGCAAGAAGAATTCTTCAGTTTTCAGGTTTGTTGAACAGTCTAGAACAATATGTATTTGTTTCTTGTTCTTGCTagccatttaaatatataattatatacatatataattgcTATTATTGCTATTTGCTATTATAAATAgttagttattatttttacaataaaatcagAGAAAAAGTGTGGTCATGGATGTTGGCTTCTTAGTGGTgaataaagtgtatatatagatatatacaatGATAGACTCAGGATACaatgaggataaatacaaaaaagtaaGAATAAAATCTTCTTTATGTGGGACAAATTATTTCTGAAATAACTACCAAGGAATCTTGCTGAggagaatttttatattttataattattattcattcaaaaAAAGTGTGGTCTCTGTAACTTTGGTGGCATGGGTATTGGTACCATTTTAGTGGAATTTCTTTTGCTCTGATGTGCCATCTTAAGAGATCCTGAACTAAATATTCAACCCCACATTTTATTACCACAGTTGTCAGTTGTGAGGTGAATTATCTAAATTTATGTATAAATGGTTTGtggaaaactaaaataaatagttCACTAGCATGATCACTAGGTTTTATCTTTGTTGAAAACCTGTGGTATGAACTTTAGAGTCTGCAGTTCTGAGTGCTGAAACCTGTTTAACTTGATTGCAAGAAACACTGCAATGCTGTTATATCCAACTagcaaaatatatttaaccAAATATGCAGATAATTGTAAGTATGTCATTAatctattttcatttaaaagtagagaaaatattgaaaaattgTAATATGAAAAAACAAAGCTCTGTAACCTGCAAAGCTACAAGAGCTGCTGACCTGCTGGCACCCTCAACGTATCTAGTTATTCAAGTTTAGTTAATCTAGCCTgaggaaatatttaaaatgtcaaaataataATAGCTTGAAGAATGATCTTGTtagacttttttattatttttctttctgatacAATTTCTATGCAGTAATGGATAAAATCTATAGCTTTATTCTTAATATAGGatgattgtgtttataattattttgtttcaaTTTACAGGAGTCAAATTGGATGATTTCTTAAAATGGCGTACACAAAGAtcgaactgttttttttccttataatTTTTGGTGTTCTGACTGCCATCTTGATTCCATGGAAGTATATTCTTGGCCAGGCTACTGCTTATATATATGCAGGCACACAATCACCTACAAGAAATTATTCAGATGTACACAATATTCCAAAATATCTAAATTCTATAATCCCCATTAAAAACACAAGTCATTTTGTGGTGTCTGCATTCATTGATCACAGATTCAATAAAGATATCCGAGTTATCAGCATTATCAAAAGAGACAGAACACAGCCACTTTATTGCATCTACTGCAACAATACCCAAGGTTGCAAGGTTACTGCAGCAAACATTGAGATACACACAGATCATTTTGGCTTTCCATATGGTGCTTCAGATGTGCTGTGCCGGGGCAAAAACACCCAATATGCAACTCACGTCGCCATTTCAGCTGATGAACAATCAGACATTAATAACCTAGACTTCCTTCCAGTAAAGAACAGCATGAATAAAGAATCATTCAAGTACAACTTCACCATCTGTATATCCAGCCTTTATGGAAACTACAATAATGTTCTGCAGTTTGCTCAAACCATGGAGATGTACAAGCTTCTTGGTGTACAACGAGTTGTAATCTACAACACAAGCTGTGGTTCTGACTTGACAAGGCTCCTACAGCACTATGTGAAAGAAGGATTTCTAGAGATTGTGCCATGGCCTATTGACCAGTTTCTTAACCCATCTGCAGGATGGAAAA
Proteins encoded in this window:
- the LOC113658536 gene encoding uncharacterized protein LOC113658536; its protein translation is MAYTKIELFFFLIIFGVLTAILIPWKYILGQATAYIYAGTQSPTRNYSDVHNIPKYLNSIIPIKNTSHFVVSAFIDHRFNKDIRVISIIKRDRTQPLYCIYCNNTQGCKVTAANIEIHTDHFGFPYGASDVLCRGKNTQYATHVAISADEQSDINNLDFLPVKNSMNKESFKYNFTICISSLYGNYNNVLQFAQTMEMYKLLGVQRVVIYNTSCGSDLTRLLQHYVKEGFLEIVPWPIDQFLNPSAGWKIEVHKGDIQYYGQLVTLNECSYRNMYQSKYVLLNDIDEIIMPYKYPNLELLMESLQHEHKDVNVFLIENHIFPRTQFEESGKFHRPEWKIIPGFNIMEHIYREPDRKNTYNPTKMIINPRNMIQTSVHSSLKHIGQEYRVPFDVCRIVHVNAPLQGGLTKKQLFVDTRVWDFEQELIPNVNRVLQLSGLLKREKQCFLFFCI